Proteins encoded in a region of the Haloarcula sp. CBA1129 genome:
- a CDS encoding type IV pilin produces MIGDTDAQSHVVGVVLLLGLTVVALGGLTAVVGTVVDGHTATADETRVANTFETAFRPVEQTGHQTARVRFTEGRLTTVERELRVLNDSGVQRTLPIDAIVYDSGDNRVRFLGGSVVRGTAGNAWFETDPPVTATRDDTAVIVGAPLVNASGGTVSGTGGVSAAIRQNVSHERERLPADNYSVAIETETPRPFTEYFQRVGATTRVRDIDGDGVQSVVATFPGRRTLYLVRHDMRTEVGHG; encoded by the coding sequence TTGATTGGCGACACCGACGCCCAGTCACACGTCGTCGGCGTGGTGTTGCTGCTGGGGCTGACCGTCGTCGCGCTCGGTGGACTGACAGCGGTCGTCGGGACCGTCGTCGATGGCCACACTGCAACCGCGGACGAGACCCGCGTCGCCAACACGTTCGAGACGGCGTTCCGGCCGGTCGAGCAGACGGGCCACCAGACCGCCCGTGTCCGGTTTACTGAGGGGCGGTTGACCACAGTGGAACGGGAACTGCGCGTACTCAACGACTCCGGGGTCCAGCGAACGCTCCCTATCGATGCGATAGTGTACGACTCCGGCGACAACCGCGTTCGGTTTCTCGGCGGTAGCGTCGTCCGCGGAACAGCGGGCAACGCGTGGTTCGAAACAGACCCGCCGGTGACGGCGACGCGGGACGACACGGCGGTCATCGTCGGCGCACCGCTTGTCAACGCCAGTGGCGGAACGGTGTCCGGGACGGGCGGCGTATCCGCTGCCATTCGACAGAACGTCAGCCACGAACGCGAGCGGCTCCCGGCCGACAACTACAGTGTGGCTATCGAGACGGAGACGCCCCGCCCGTTCACCGAGTACTTCCAGCGTGTCGGTGCAACCACGCGAGTCAGGGACATCGACGGCGACGGCGTCCAGAGCGTCGTGGCGACCTTCCCGGGCCGACGAACGCTGTATCTGGTTCGCCACGATATGCGGACGGAGGTGGGGCATGGATAA
- a CDS encoding type II secretion system F family protein: MTTEGGGTLGLLDRGLYALFAHHAADDRHASTRDRYRAAYPSTGFGVYVARVYGLSWLALCVGVIGTATTAMLVPSGTFDSFVAVLQQSLPVINRLSLPTVPRPLVATGIGIVAGLTLKRGVFVAGNRYLSWVASARRADIAATLPGAVRYLRVLASGTHDRREMLRAVAEQDAYGETAVAFRRALNQGILTGSLDTGIERVASETPSRDLLAPFLLKFREHANQSAEALEGYLEMEGRLLSHEQSRQHERATGYLELLAELFVVLLVLPALVVLIVTVMGILAPGLSEPVATPLGETTVRAIVVYGSAAFVMAAGLLSAFVVATLRPRNTAAPSYSLPDGPVAILTAIPSNPASALLACVPLGAVVAVGLWSLGYRPVNVALLSYATVGVPVGMVTVRRARADDAKDREIQDFVHAVAGHVALGRPFPEAVRRVADDVELGALASDVQSLAFTLSLGDSPGDSAADRRAAALDQFVDRVGTPMAEQTIGLVVGALDTGSDAEDVFETLQTEIGQLYHLRKSIRSALLVYVAVGWTTALLVIGITVAVNIYVLDSFAQLSAVSGGANIAFDPTAIKPAREQHRFYVVTQATMLACGWFAGTASRGVYEALLHSSGLVLVAYVVFAGAGLI, encoded by the coding sequence GTGACGACTGAGGGCGGTGGAACACTCGGCTTGCTCGACCGGGGCCTGTACGCCCTGTTCGCCCACCACGCCGCGGACGACCGCCACGCAAGCACGCGTGACCGCTACCGAGCTGCCTATCCAAGCACCGGCTTCGGCGTCTACGTCGCGAGGGTATACGGACTGTCGTGGCTGGCGCTCTGCGTCGGCGTTATCGGAACCGCGACAACAGCGATGCTCGTCCCGTCGGGGACCTTCGATTCGTTCGTCGCGGTGCTCCAGCAGAGTCTCCCAGTCATCAATCGGCTGTCGCTGCCAACGGTCCCTCGCCCTCTCGTGGCCACCGGCATCGGAATCGTCGCTGGACTCACGCTCAAGCGGGGCGTGTTCGTCGCCGGAAACCGATATCTCTCGTGGGTTGCCAGCGCGCGGCGCGCGGACATCGCAGCCACGCTCCCCGGCGCAGTCCGATACCTCAGAGTGCTCGCCTCCGGCACCCACGACCGCCGTGAGATGCTACGCGCCGTTGCCGAACAGGACGCCTATGGCGAGACGGCGGTTGCCTTCCGGCGTGCGCTCAATCAGGGGATTCTCACCGGCAGTCTCGACACCGGCATCGAGCGAGTCGCCAGCGAAACCCCTTCACGGGACCTGCTTGCCCCGTTTCTGCTGAAGTTCCGTGAACACGCAAACCAGAGCGCCGAGGCACTGGAGGGCTATCTGGAGATGGAGGGACGCCTGCTCTCACACGAGCAGAGCCGCCAACACGAGCGGGCGACCGGCTACCTCGAACTGCTCGCGGAGCTGTTCGTCGTGTTGCTGGTGTTGCCTGCCCTCGTGGTGCTCATCGTCACCGTGATGGGTATTCTTGCGCCCGGTCTCTCAGAGCCTGTTGCGACGCCACTGGGCGAGACGACTGTCCGCGCCATCGTCGTCTACGGGAGTGCGGCGTTCGTGATGGCTGCCGGGCTGCTGTCGGCGTTCGTCGTTGCTACGCTCCGGCCACGGAACACAGCCGCTCCGAGTTACAGCCTGCCGGATGGCCCCGTTGCGATACTCACAGCCATCCCTTCGAATCCAGCAAGCGCACTCCTCGCCTGCGTGCCGCTGGGAGCCGTCGTCGCGGTCGGCCTCTGGTCACTCGGCTATCGCCCGGTCAACGTTGCGCTCCTCTCGTACGCTACCGTTGGTGTCCCCGTCGGTATGGTAACGGTCCGCCGGGCCAGAGCGGACGACGCGAAGGACCGGGAGATTCAGGACTTCGTGCACGCTGTCGCCGGTCACGTTGCGCTCGGCCGTCCGTTTCCCGAAGCGGTCCGACGCGTCGCCGATGACGTGGAACTCGGCGCGCTCGCTAGCGATGTCCAGTCGCTCGCGTTCACGCTCTCGCTCGGTGACAGCCCCGGGGACTCCGCTGCCGATAGGCGGGCCGCGGCGCTGGACCAGTTCGTCGACCGCGTCGGCACACCGATGGCCGAACAGACTATCGGGCTGGTCGTCGGTGCGCTAGATACGGGAAGTGACGCGGAGGACGTTTTCGAGACGTTACAGACCGAAATCGGTCAGCTCTACCATTTACGGAAATCAATCCGCTCAGCGCTGCTCGTCTACGTCGCCGTCGGCTGGACGACAGCGTTGCTTGTCATCGGTATCACCGTCGCCGTCAACATCTACGTCCTCGATAGCTTCGCGCAACTGTCGGCCGTTTCGGGCGGCGCGAACATCGCCTTTGACCCGACCGCGATCAAGCCGGCCCGGGAGCAACACCGGTTCTACGTGGTCACGCAGGCGACGATGCTGGCCTGTGGCTGGTTCGCCGGGACGGCGAGCCGTGGCGTCTACGAGGCGCTGTTGCACTCCTCGGGGCTGGTACTCGTCGCCTACGTCGTCTTCGCGGGGGCTGGTCTGATTTGA
- a CDS encoding type II/IV secretion system ATPase subunit produces MTAQAGTETAPVVPAPTPPNAADAWYAPDVREQDEVYPGVVVTVRRERSEFRYDVRDPVLSASEADALTTIESHFAGANVERPRTREGAVERMNGGFDAKHRRVIDRLIDASPASRRRIEYHALSSLACFDDLTPYALDSRIDVADVTDDGVVVHTDDYAPAETDLGPEPAYLNRFASERVERHTVRFQGFEIPVVVYREHLLGADPFTTKYAVREPDLLPGDEQLIEVCKERVWETGVDGVVENRVEFVRDRARSLLARQLTVRNTTEWVDAARYRLRSALAELDLAVPPVDHRFADDRLDDLLYYVLRDLVGYGKLTVPIRDHTLEDIEANRVDERVKVLPRADLGHDGRVPTNLAFDSEAAFVNVVTQLAADDGVELNASNPSAKVNIDPDGDGLHDTDDTIRCAVALPTISEGGPHISIRKQSGDAMTPVGLVQRDSLPTELVALLWLLYESHGVVLFSGPTGAGKTTLMNAHMPFIPYRDRPISIDEGSREVRIPHETGVSLTTRDHERDHRRVTMADLMTQCNYLNPDVEVIAEINTAASFETFAETLNTGHGVIGTTHADDIESLVNRVIEKGLPTYLLKEIDLVVFPRHVDGERYVGEVVEFVDDPSVAESGNDRSGTIHKDGTTIHWNSVCWRRPDGSFELAYDHPQFGDDRRQVDTGIFDRLSDLRDEPVSAVEDAFHRRHRYVQYLVQEGVTDFDDLFGVLADLETNEAATVERLRRQAGTPDSPQLEVGTGDD; encoded by the coding sequence ATGACCGCACAGGCTGGCACGGAGACCGCACCGGTGGTCCCCGCACCGACACCACCGAATGCCGCCGACGCCTGGTACGCGCCGGACGTTCGCGAGCAAGACGAGGTGTATCCGGGCGTCGTCGTGACCGTCCGACGGGAACGAAGCGAGTTCCGGTACGATGTCCGTGACCCGGTACTTTCAGCGTCAGAAGCTGACGCACTGACGACCATCGAGTCACACTTCGCAGGCGCGAACGTCGAGCGACCACGGACCCGTGAGGGGGCAGTGGAGCGAATGAACGGGGGGTTCGACGCGAAACACCGTCGGGTCATCGACCGACTGATCGATGCATCTCCGGCGAGCCGTCGCCGAATCGAGTACCACGCGCTCTCGTCGCTGGCGTGTTTCGACGATCTGACCCCGTACGCACTGGACTCCCGCATCGACGTTGCCGACGTGACCGACGACGGCGTGGTCGTCCACACCGACGATTACGCCCCGGCCGAGACCGATCTGGGGCCGGAGCCGGCGTATCTCAACCGCTTTGCGAGCGAGCGTGTCGAGCGCCATACCGTCCGGTTTCAGGGATTCGAGATCCCAGTTGTCGTCTATCGCGAGCATCTCCTCGGTGCCGACCCGTTCACGACGAAGTACGCGGTTCGAGAGCCGGACCTGCTCCCCGGCGACGAGCAACTCATCGAGGTGTGTAAAGAGCGCGTCTGGGAGACTGGCGTCGACGGCGTCGTCGAAAACCGCGTCGAGTTCGTCCGGGACCGTGCCCGCTCGCTGCTGGCCCGCCAGCTAACCGTCCGCAACACGACCGAGTGGGTCGACGCCGCCCGCTATCGACTCCGGTCGGCGCTGGCCGAACTCGACCTCGCCGTGCCGCCGGTCGACCACCGGTTCGCCGACGACCGCCTCGATGACTTGCTGTACTATGTCCTTCGTGATTTGGTCGGCTACGGGAAGCTCACCGTCCCGATTCGGGACCATACGCTTGAAGATATCGAGGCAAATCGGGTCGACGAACGCGTGAAGGTCCTCCCGCGCGCCGACCTTGGTCACGACGGCCGGGTGCCGACCAATCTCGCCTTCGATTCGGAGGCCGCTTTCGTCAACGTCGTCACGCAACTGGCCGCCGATGACGGGGTCGAACTCAACGCCTCGAACCCGAGCGCGAAGGTCAACATCGACCCCGACGGGGACGGCCTCCACGACACCGACGACACCATCCGCTGCGCCGTCGCCCTGCCGACTATCAGCGAAGGTGGCCCACACATCTCTATCCGGAAACAGTCGGGTGACGCGATGACGCCGGTCGGTCTGGTCCAGCGGGACTCGCTGCCGACGGAACTGGTCGCGCTGCTGTGGCTCCTGTATGAATCCCACGGCGTCGTCCTCTTTTCCGGACCGACTGGAGCCGGCAAGACGACGCTGATGAACGCCCATATGCCGTTTATCCCGTACCGGGACCGCCCCATCAGTATCGACGAGGGGTCACGTGAGGTGCGGATTCCACACGAGACAGGCGTTTCGCTCACCACGAGAGACCACGAGCGGGACCACCGCCGCGTGACGATGGCCGACCTGATGACGCAGTGTAATTATCTGAACCCCGACGTCGAAGTCATCGCGGAGATCAATACTGCCGCATCGTTCGAAACGTTCGCTGAGACGCTCAACACCGGCCACGGAGTCATCGGGACGACCCACGCCGACGATATCGAGTCGCTGGTCAACCGCGTTATCGAGAAGGGCTTACCAACATATTTGCTCAAGGAGATCGACCTCGTCGTGTTTCCCCGACACGTCGATGGGGAGCGCTACGTCGGCGAAGTCGTCGAGTTTGTCGACGACCCATCTGTCGCCGAGAGCGGCAACGACCGTAGCGGGACGATACACAAGGACGGGACGACCATCCACTGGAACTCCGTCTGCTGGCGACGGCCCGACGGGAGCTTCGAACTCGCCTACGACCATCCGCAGTTCGGCGACGACCGGCGGCAGGTCGACACCGGCATCTTCGACCGACTCTCGGACCTCCGTGACGAACCGGTGTCGGCCGTCGAGGACGCGTTCCATCGGCGCCACCGCTACGTCCAGTACCTCGTTCAGGAGGGGGTGACCGATTTCGACGACCTGTTCGGCGTGTTGGCCGACTTGGAGACGAACGAGGCAGCGACCGTCGAGCGACTGCGGCGACAGGCCGGTACCCCCGACAGCCCGCAACTGGAGGTTGGGACGGGTGACGACTGA